A window of the Streptomyces luomodiensis genome harbors these coding sequences:
- a CDS encoding ABC transporter ATP-binding protein, whose translation MTTIEKTADDAVRQGAGDDGTPLLEVRDLHVEFHTRDGVAKAVNGVNYNVHAGETLAVLGESGSGKSVTAQAIMGILDMPPGKIPQGQILFRGEDMLTMSGEERRKIRGQKIAMIFQDALSALNPVLTVGYQLGEMFRVHQGLSKKEAKAKAIELMDRVRIPAAKERVGDYPHQFSGGMRQRIMIAMAMALEPDLIIADEPTTALDVTVQAQVMDLLAELQREYHMGLILITHDLGVVADVADKIAVMYAGRIVETAPVHELYKRPAHPYTRGLLDSIPRLDRKGQELYAIKGLPPNLLKIPSGCAFNPRCPKAQDICRTEVPALVPVTEQDGTELPGRGSACHFWKETLHG comes from the coding sequence GTGACCACCATCGAGAAGACCGCGGACGACGCCGTCCGTCAGGGCGCCGGCGACGACGGCACCCCGCTGCTGGAAGTCCGCGACCTGCATGTGGAGTTCCACACCCGGGACGGTGTCGCCAAGGCCGTCAACGGCGTCAACTACAACGTCCACGCCGGTGAGACGCTCGCCGTCCTCGGCGAGTCCGGCTCCGGCAAGTCCGTGACCGCCCAGGCGATCATGGGCATCCTCGACATGCCGCCCGGCAAGATCCCGCAGGGCCAGATCCTGTTCCGGGGCGAGGACATGCTCACCATGTCGGGGGAGGAGCGCCGGAAGATCCGCGGCCAGAAGATCGCCATGATCTTCCAGGACGCCCTCTCGGCGCTGAACCCGGTGCTCACCGTGGGCTACCAGCTCGGCGAGATGTTCCGGGTCCACCAGGGCCTGTCCAAGAAGGAGGCCAAGGCCAAGGCCATCGAGCTGATGGACCGGGTGCGCATCCCGGCGGCCAAGGAGCGGGTGGGCGACTACCCGCACCAGTTCTCCGGCGGTATGCGCCAGCGCATCATGATCGCCATGGCGATGGCGCTGGAGCCGGACCTGATCATCGCCGACGAGCCGACCACCGCCCTGGACGTGACCGTCCAGGCCCAGGTGATGGACCTGCTCGCCGAGCTCCAGCGCGAGTACCACATGGGTCTGATCCTGATCACCCACGACCTGGGTGTGGTGGCGGACGTCGCCGACAAGATCGCCGTGATGTACGCGGGACGGATCGTGGAGACCGCCCCCGTGCACGAGCTCTACAAGCGCCCCGCCCACCCGTACACCCGCGGTCTGCTGGACTCGATCCCGCGCCTGGACCGCAAGGGCCAGGAGCTCTACGCGATCAAGGGTCTGCCGCCCAACCTGCTCAAGATCCCCTCGGGCTGTGCCTTCAACCCGCGCTGCCCCAAGGCGCAGGACATCTGCCGTACGGAGGTCCCCGCCCTGGTACCGGTCACCGAGCAGGACGGCACGGAGCTGCCGGGCCGCGGCAGCGCCTGCCACTTCTGGAAGGAGACCCTCCATGGCTGA
- a CDS encoding ABC transporter ATP-binding protein — protein MADTEKTETAVEPAADATPNVTEVETVDAATEDEAVAALEAKVDRGEPILQVRNLVKHFPLTQGILFKRQIGAVKAVDGVSFDLYQGETLGIVGESGCGKSTVAKLLMTLETATAGEVFYKGQDITKLSGRALRAVRRNIQMVFQDPYTSLNPRMTVGDIIGEPFEIHPEVAPKGDRRRKVQELLDVVGLNPEYINRYPHQFSGGQRQRIGIARGLALNPEIIICDEPVSALDVSVQAQVINLMEGLQDEFNLSYIFIAHDLSIVRHISDRVGVMYLGKMAEIGSDTEIYDHPTHPYTQALLSAVPVPDPESREGRERIILTGDVPSPANPPSGCRFRTRCWKAEDKCAKETPLLAIPERFAGTDSPAAHESACHFAEEKDVVHA, from the coding sequence ATGGCTGACACCGAGAAGACCGAGACGGCCGTGGAGCCGGCCGCGGACGCCACCCCCAACGTCACGGAGGTGGAGACGGTCGACGCGGCCACCGAGGACGAGGCGGTCGCCGCGCTCGAGGCGAAGGTCGACCGCGGCGAGCCGATCCTCCAGGTGCGCAACCTGGTCAAGCACTTCCCGCTGACCCAGGGCATCCTCTTCAAGCGGCAGATCGGCGCCGTCAAGGCGGTCGACGGCGTCTCCTTCGACCTCTACCAGGGCGAGACCCTCGGCATCGTCGGCGAGTCGGGCTGCGGCAAGTCCACCGTCGCCAAGCTGCTGATGACCCTGGAGACCGCCACCGCGGGCGAGGTCTTCTACAAGGGCCAGGACATCACCAAGCTGTCGGGCCGCGCGCTGCGGGCCGTCCGCCGCAACATCCAGATGGTGTTCCAGGACCCCTACACCTCGCTCAACCCGCGCATGACGGTGGGCGACATCATCGGGGAGCCCTTCGAGATCCACCCCGAGGTGGCCCCCAAGGGCGACCGCCGCCGCAAGGTCCAGGAACTCCTGGACGTGGTGGGCCTCAACCCCGAGTACATCAACCGCTATCCGCACCAGTTCTCCGGCGGCCAGCGCCAGCGCATCGGCATCGCCCGCGGGCTCGCCCTCAACCCGGAGATCATCATCTGCGACGAGCCGGTCTCCGCGCTCGACGTCTCCGTCCAGGCACAGGTCATCAACCTGATGGAGGGCCTCCAGGACGAGTTCAACCTCTCCTACATCTTCATCGCCCACGACCTGTCCATCGTCCGGCACATCTCCGACCGGGTCGGCGTGATGTACCTGGGCAAGATGGCCGAGATCGGCTCCGACACCGAGATCTACGACCACCCGACGCACCCCTACACCCAGGCGCTGCTGTCGGCCGTCCCGGTCCCGGACCCGGAGTCGCGCGAGGGCCGCGAGCGCATCATCCTCACCGGCGACGTGCCCTCCCCGGCCAACCCGCCCTCCGGCTGCCGCTTCCGCACCCGCTGCTGGAAGGCCGAGGACAAGTGCGCCAAGGAGACCCCGCTCCTGGCCATCCCCGAGCGCTTCGCCGGCACGGATTCGCCGGCGGCGCACGAGTCGGCGTGCCACTTCGCGGAGGAGAAGGACGTGGTCCACGCCTGA
- a CDS encoding ATP-binding protein, which produces MGVVRATIRHVLRAARLDCIVDTAELLVSELVTNAYRNTTTDAYVSMDWEPTPSDFRVTVWDSGCGLPQPGAAAAEDEGGRGLTIVESCSDTWGVHDYTDKDAGVTGKAVWFTLNPPPPAMGQTG; this is translated from the coding sequence GTGGGCGTCGTACGGGCCACCATCCGCCATGTCCTCCGGGCGGCGCGGCTCGACTGCATCGTCGATACGGCTGAGTTGCTCGTGTCGGAGCTGGTCACCAACGCGTACCGGAACACCACCACCGACGCCTACGTCAGCATGGACTGGGAGCCCACACCGTCCGACTTCCGGGTCACCGTGTGGGACTCCGGGTGCGGGCTGCCGCAGCCGGGGGCGGCTGCCGCCGAGGACGAGGGCGGGCGCGGCCTCACGATCGTCGAGTCGTGCTCCGACACCTGGGGCGTACACGACTACACCGACAAGGACGCGGGCGTCACCGGCAAGGCCGTATGGTTCACGCTGAACCCGCCGCCACCCGCGATGGGGCAAACTGGATGA
- a CDS encoding DUF5753 domain-containing protein, with the protein MNQLVLSGERPPCFHAIIHEAALRVLYGGRTVMRDQLLRLIQASRLPNVTIQIVPIDNEGSAAFSHPFMVIEPSVPELSTVLVDQFGGSEFLDDLDAVTDYRQSFQRLSELALPSVDAEAAPETRTGKDSLGLLQHILYPLL; encoded by the coding sequence ATGAACCAGCTGGTTCTGTCGGGCGAGCGGCCTCCCTGCTTTCACGCCATCATCCACGAGGCGGCACTGCGTGTCCTCTACGGAGGCCGCACGGTGATGCGCGATCAGCTGCTGCGGCTCATTCAGGCATCGCGGCTGCCGAATGTCACCATCCAGATCGTGCCCATCGACAACGAGGGAAGCGCGGCCTTCAGCCACCCCTTCATGGTGATCGAACCGAGTGTGCCGGAGTTGAGTACAGTGCTCGTGGACCAGTTCGGCGGATCCGAGTTCCTTGACGACCTGGACGCGGTCACCGATTACCGGCAGTCCTTCCAGCGGCTGAGCGAGCTGGCCCTGCCGTCCGTGGATGCCGAAGCCGCGCCGGAGACCCGGACCGGGAAAGATTCGCTCGGACTCCTCCAGCACATCCTGTATCCCCTGCTCTAG
- a CDS encoding DUF397 domain-containing protein: MSPLQWRKSSFSSGDAANCVELAADPTGRPHLRESDDPEVVIATTPPALRAFLRAAKTGRFDRLEG, translated from the coding sequence ATGTCTCCCCTTCAGTGGCGCAAGTCCAGCTTCAGCTCCGGGGACGCCGCCAACTGCGTGGAACTCGCCGCCGATCCCACCGGCCGCCCTCACCTGCGCGAGAGCGACGACCCGGAGGTCGTCATAGCCACCACCCCGCCCGCGCTCCGCGCGTTCCTGCGGGCCGCGAAGACGGGGAGGTTCGACCGCCTCGAAGGGTGA
- a CDS encoding histidine phosphatase family protein: MTDVATRYLYLARHGEATEDESELTDTGRRQAVLLGRRLRRSPLSAIHHGPLPRAAQTARLVGDQMGSVPLHCSELVGDYVPYRPQREELPPDLAETMLDRLAQFPAEGGEGGPKLAQRALARFAGPVEGDEPRHELVVTHNFLIGWLVRAALDAPKWRWLGLNHANAALTVIRYAPGRPTSVLVYNDTGHLPDELRWTGFPADLHL, from the coding sequence GTGACTGACGTGGCCACCCGCTACCTCTACCTCGCCCGGCACGGCGAGGCTACAGAGGACGAAAGCGAACTGACCGACACCGGCCGCCGACAGGCCGTGCTGCTCGGCCGGCGGCTCCGCCGCAGCCCGCTCTCGGCGATCCATCACGGTCCGCTCCCGCGGGCCGCGCAGACCGCCCGGCTGGTCGGCGACCAGATGGGCAGCGTTCCCCTGCACTGCTCGGAGCTGGTGGGGGACTACGTCCCCTACCGGCCACAAAGAGAAGAGCTACCTCCGGACCTCGCCGAGACCATGCTCGACCGCTTGGCGCAATTCCCCGCCGAGGGAGGCGAAGGAGGACCGAAGCTGGCACAGAGGGCTCTCGCACGGTTTGCCGGCCCTGTCGAGGGCGACGAGCCTCGCCACGAGCTCGTCGTCACCCACAACTTCCTCATCGGATGGCTCGTCCGGGCCGCCCTGGACGCCCCCAAGTGGCGTTGGCTGGGTCTCAACCACGCCAACGCGGCTCTGACCGTCATCCGATACGCACCAGGCCGCCCCACTTCCGTGCTGGTCTACAACGACACGGGGCACCTCCCCGATGAGCTTCGGTGGACCGGTTTCCCAGCGGACCTTCACCTCTGA
- a CDS encoding aminoglycoside phosphotransferase family protein: protein MTATEMDITEDLIRDLLREQHPDLADRPLKLGALGWDNQVWRLGDDLAVRMPWATRSADALLRKEHAWLPLLAPRLPLQIPVPQRLGEPSERFPRPWLVTTWVPGEPADRAPATRAAEAAVTLADFLTALHHPAPDGAPSGRDRGGRLADTAEYFARELASATESGLIRDPDAVRAVWEDAAAAPDWAGPRVWLHGDLHPANILTTNGTFSGVIDFGDLFAGDPACDLAAAWILLPDGAVDRFHQTYQPSPDAATLRRARGWAVLRALVGIHVGDAGVHGRPGGKPTWGPPAHASLRRLIASAHQ, encoded by the coding sequence ATGACGGCCACCGAGATGGACATCACCGAGGACCTGATCCGGGATCTGCTGCGCGAGCAGCATCCCGACCTGGCGGATCGCCCCTTGAAGCTCGGAGCGCTCGGCTGGGACAACCAAGTGTGGCGGCTCGGTGACGACCTCGCCGTCCGGATGCCCTGGGCGACGCGGTCCGCGGACGCGCTGCTGCGCAAGGAACACGCCTGGCTGCCCCTCCTGGCCCCGCGTCTTCCTCTGCAGATCCCCGTCCCGCAGCGTCTTGGCGAGCCCTCCGAACGGTTTCCGCGGCCCTGGCTCGTCACCACCTGGGTGCCGGGCGAGCCCGCCGACCGCGCCCCCGCCACGCGTGCCGCGGAGGCGGCCGTCACCCTGGCCGACTTCCTGACCGCCCTCCACCACCCCGCTCCCGACGGGGCGCCCTCCGGCCGGGACCGCGGTGGCCGGCTGGCCGACACCGCCGAATACTTCGCCCGAGAGCTCGCCTCGGCCACCGAATCGGGGCTGATCCGCGACCCGGACGCCGTTCGCGCGGTCTGGGAGGACGCCGCCGCCGCGCCGGACTGGGCAGGTCCACGCGTCTGGCTCCACGGCGACCTGCATCCAGCCAACATCCTGACCACGAACGGCACCTTCTCCGGCGTGATCGACTTCGGTGATCTCTTCGCCGGCGACCCGGCCTGCGACCTCGCCGCCGCCTGGATCCTGCTGCCGGACGGCGCCGTCGACCGTTTCCACCAGACCTACCAGCCGAGCCCGGACGCCGCGACGCTGCGCCGCGCCCGCGGCTGGGCGGTGCTGCGCGCCCTCGTCGGCATCCACGTCGGAGACGCCGGCGTCCACGGCCGCCCCGGAGGCAAACCCACCTGGGGCCCACCCGCCCACGCCTCGTTGCGACGCCTCATCGCATCGGCCCATCAGTGA